One Labeo rohita strain BAU-BD-2019 chromosome 12, IGBB_LRoh.1.0, whole genome shotgun sequence genomic region harbors:
- the rsph10b gene encoding LOW QUALITY PROTEIN: radial spoke head 10 homolog B (The sequence of the model RefSeq protein was modified relative to this genomic sequence to represent the inferred CDS: deleted 1 base in 1 codon), with translation MAKGYKMKSSNRSTPEPTFSKVLGESSTSTLVSESVAEPDDVQDSSSSTVCSASAVSLPTNDHQPKHEHDQCRKVPILHHIIVERYEGEKSGDMFHGEGVAYFQGGHVYKGIFSHGLMHGHGEYIWSDGLKYQGDFKLNVPMGHGTYTWLDSSTYEGEVHKGVRHGVGIYKCAKTKTVYRGQWYLGKRQGQGIMYYNQAATSWYKGEWMNNCREGWGKQCYPSGNVYEGQWKNNVRHGEGTMRWIQLNQQYCGQWVNGIQDGKGTHTWFRKRVPYSQYPRMNEYTGEFAQGMRHGQGQFFYASGAVYCGEWKHDKKHGQGTYTFENGRVYEGEFIIDCMAEFPAFTPGLSGITTPFPDENDSSNRASQSSTNSSPLGSDMVLNIQTLLSRFPEAHRDQELKQVEFAVLRHIGLLREIYSFYSSLGHEQSSDKILPLTHLQFSRFLMDCKVHQHGITLAQMDRLISDEVHSPFTAILPRECISYIIIVAYHIYHKDVESSNNILAACFSKLMRQNIIPNAKKLKGPLFCHPVQAALAFNYSDRCWEIYQALCKVNSIQSDPTLTVRQFVWMLKDLCLYDSVLTVSKVLEILSVDSPAIYDGTYSNLDLEISFLEFFEALLGCAEVKGQKIQTDLENQTETNHQDDTVLSSLQSSLSEEMERNQSPVLAFKETELKNWMQKTQQFFTQTFFPAYEHSVKLQEERIRLREKRLALAEAEKARYIEQQEAKEKQEEDGDVPNDVNNSPSTPKTPVTSTTSVVSKQSITSGSKKK, from the exons ATGGCTAAAGGATACAAAATGAAAAGTTCTAACAGATCTACACCAGAACCAACGTTTAGTAAAGTGTTAGGAGAGTCCTCCACGTCCACCCTGGTGTCAGAGTCCGTCGCAGAGCCTGACGATGTACAAGACTCATCGAGTTCCACTGTGTGTTCCGCATCTGCCGTATCTCTACCCACTAATGACCATCAACCGAAGCATGAGCATGATCAGTGCCGTAAAGTTCCCATTCTTCATCATATAATCGTGGAAAG aTACGAGGGTGAGAAGAGTGGAGACATGTTTCATGGAGAAGGTGTCGCTTATTTTCAAGGTGGTCACGTTTACAAG gGTATTTTTTCACATGGATTAATGCATGGCCATGGTGAATATATCTGGTCAGATGGTTTAAAGTATCAG GGTgatttcaaattaaatgttCCCATGGGACATGGGACCTACACCTGGCTAGATAGCAGCACTTATGAGGGAGAAGTACACAAAGGTGTCCGTCATGGCGTCGGGATATATAAATGTGCCAAAACCAAAACCGTTTACAGAGGTCAGTGGTATCTGGGCAAAAGACAAGGGCag GGGATAATGTACTATAACCAAGCAGCCACATCATGGTACAAGGGAGAATGGATGAACAACTGCAGAGAGGGCTGGGGGAAGCAGTG TTACCCATCTGGAAATGTATATGAAGGACAATGGAAGAACAATGTTCGACATGGAGAAGGAACGATGAGATGGATTCAGCTGAAT CAGCAGTATTGTGGGCAGTGGGTAAATGGCATCCAG GATGGAAAAGGGACGCACACGTGGTTCCGTAAAAGAGTTCCATACTCTCAGTACCCTCGTATGAACGAGTACACTGGAGAATTCGCTCAGGGCATGCGTCATGGTCAAGGACAGTTTTTTTATGCCAGTGGGGCTGTGTATTGTGGAGAGTGgaaacatgacaaaaaacacGGACAg GGGACATACACTTTTGAAAATGGAAGGGTATATGAAGGGGAGTTTATTATAGACTGCATGGCTGAATTTCCTGCCTTCACTCCTGGCCTAAGTGGGATTACGACTCCTTTTCCAGACGAGA ATGATTCATCAAACAGAGCTTCACAGTCAAGCACAAACTCCTCACCGCTTGGATCTGACATGGTTTTGAACATCCAAACCCTGTTAAGCAGATTCCCTGAGGCCCACAGAGATCAAGAACTTAAACAG GTGGAATTTGCAGTGCTGAGACACATTGGTTTGTTAAGGGAAATATACAGCTTCTACAGCAGCCTTGGACATGAGCAGTCTTCAGACAAAATACTCCCACTGACCCACCTGCAGTTCTCTCGCTTTCTCATGGACTGTAAAGTTCACCAGCATGGAATCACATTAGCGCAAATGGATCGCCTTATCAGCG ATGAGGTTCATTCTCCTTTTACTGCCATTCTGCCGAGAGAGTGTATCAGCTATATTATCATTGTAGCATATCACATTTACCACAAAGATGTTGA GTCCTCTAACAACATACTTGCAGCATGTTTTTCAAAGCTCATGAGGCAGAACATCATTCCcaatgcaaaaaaactaaaag GACCTCTGTTCTGCCATCCTGTCCAGGCTGCACTTGCATTTAACTACTCAGACAGATGCTGGGAAATTTACCAGGCTCTGTGTAAAGTCAATTCAATCCAGTCTGACCCAACCTTGACTGTTAGGCAATTTGTCTGGATGCTTAAG GACCTCTGTCTATATGACAGTGTGCTAACCGTGTCTAAGGTGTTAGAAATCCTCTCTGTGGACAGTCCTGCAATTTATGATGGAACCTACAGCAACCTGGACCTGGAG ATTAGCTTTCTGGAGTTCTTTGAGGCATTGTTGGGCTGTGCTGAGGTGAAAGGCCAAAAAATCCAAACTGATCTTGAGAACCAGACTGAAACAAATCATCAAGATGACACTGTGCTGAGTTCACTTCAG tCATCCCTGTCTGAGGAGATGGAGCGAAACCAAAGTCCTGTGCTTGCTTTCAAAG AGACCGAACTGAAGAACTGGATGCAGAAAACACAGCAGTTCTTTACTCAGACCTTCTTCCCTGCATATGAGCACAGTGTGAAACTACAGGAAGAAAGAATCAGGCTGAGAGAAAAGAGACTTGCTCTTGCAGAGGCTGAGAAAGCAAG ATATATAGAACAGCAAGAGGCTAAAGAAAAACAAGAGGAAGATGGAGACGTTCCAAACGATGTCAATAACTCGCCTTCAACCCCCAAGACCCCTGTGACCTCCACCACATCTGTCGTTTCAAAACAGTCAATCACCAGTGGGAGTaagaaaaagtaa
- the dlgap5 gene encoding disks large-associated protein 5 isoform X2, translated as MDSRFAHLYKRDSSVSMIRLKMSRRRSQSQKENREKIQNLRRHLDQLPEMELSMDASSIMATQDKAPKTNPANDVNAAAEERKKMLARYKENKMLQKEKEKREKEKKGVFKVSLYKPQPLGYLPSNTAPQSRGKITEANQSTRVTRSMMQNQKPAVDRHAAPKKVENVLTTRAPAKTTSKAVTTTKTRTATVDPPVRAPTTRSAAKTPAAVVKPVTDSRTAKTRSTVKCPVAPPSGRGKAVQGNTKPVIENKPAEKKDTAVDSQRPEKEEPKAAAAPSFAPQGFVFQPPVGLSSFEPAPLSPRSASAFLSPSFLSDASVEPTFPSPPKPVLPAPSLSSPPPSMSTPPPDHPAKPPSVCSPPPAESSPQPSISTASSPPMEPQHDVAYFRAVMASETERLTGLSELWETRFDDTSIPEEMRDKMRTAVGQARLLMKERFGQFSGLVDDCDLGRGEKITTCTDLQGFWDMVYFQVEDVNKKFNALKEAEAREWKEEVKPVARKRVAKKPPVVGGGKAGTGASAAAKSRLAAVKAAMRAKQAEQKATETSDNIQDDLSSVPAAPAAAPATTLPTQTVVFNGGFFQVESPVKPSGAVRRSCRTSAVSSPCVSKFSTPVRQCRSTAVSHNSPLPCVSATPPRNHQPDVLPVSTPLRSADPLPQTPRAPQINPDHSQTTHVSPDTESCSNNQLNFDLSSTCTQHTQPDISNGPETSPVAKSHDSSSQSELPVDSSEPQHEERIPESMLSPSSQEEPQENISCDVSEESLQVHPEADVGPDTLSQGSSHTSSEPVEAEPVCAPASPTLMPSTPTEDLSTALCNEVIVTAFNGSPTSTDVEMTGIQDAEGTTDLDFERYLQPTVRCSMSPVQSPAAERFSLGTVDAEMESPVTQAEERPVDVLATPTDVGQSVAVHTRTEGESETVSV; from the exons ATGGATTCTCGCTTCGCTCACCTGTACAAGCGGGACAGCAGTGTGTCTATGATCCGGCTGAAGATGTCCAGACGCCGGTCTCAATCTCAGAAAGAGAACCGAGAGAAGATCCAGAACCTGCGCAGACACCTGGACCAGCTGCCGGAGATGGAACTCTCAATGGATGCATCCAGTATCATGGCCACCCAAGACAAAGCACCAAAAACAAATCCAGCTAACG ATGTAAATGCTGCGGCTGAGGAGAGAAAGAAGATGCTCGCTCGttacaaagaaaacaagatgttgcagaaggaaaaggaaaagcgggagaaagagaagaaaggTGTGTTTAAGGTCAGCCTGTATAAGCCACAGCCGCTCGGGTATCTGCCTTCAAACACTGCTCCACAAAGCAGAGGCAAG ATCACAGAAGCTAACCAGTCCACACGAGTGACCCGCTCAATGATGCAGAATCAAAAG CCAGCAGTAGACAGACATGCTGCTCCAAAAAAAG TTGAAAATGTATTGACCACCAGAGCTCCAGCCAAGACTACTTCAAAAGCTGTGACTACCACCAAAACCAGAACAGCTACAG TCGATCCACCTGTAAGAGCTCCAACCACACGATCAGCTGCTAAAACACCAGCAGCTGTGGTTAAACCGGTTACCG ACTCAAGGACTGCAAAAACAAGATCAACTGTTAAATGTCCTGTAGCACCCCCTTCAGGCAGAGGAAAAGCTGTACAAG GCAACACAAAGCCAGTTATTGAAAATAAG CCTGCTGAGAAAAAGGACACTGCAGTTGATTCTCAGAGACCTGAGAAAGAGGAACCCAAAGCTGCTGCTGCCCCCTCATTTGCCCCTCAGGGATTCGTGTTCCAGCCTCCTGTTGGTCTAAGCTCCTTTGAGCCTGCACCCCTCTCTCCACGTTCAGCCAGTGCCTTCCTCTCACCGAG CTTTCTTTCTGATGCCAGTGTGGAGCCCACCTTCCCCTCTCCCCCGAAACCTGTTCTCCCTGCTCCTTCCCTCTCCTCCCCTCCACCATCTATGTCAACCCCTCCACCAGATCATCCAGCCAAGCCTCCGTCAGTGTGCTCTCCCCCTCCTGCTGAATCCTCCCCTCAGCCATCCATCTCTACAGCATCATCACCTCCAATGGAGCCTCAGCATGATGTTGCCTATTTCAG GGCAGTGATGGCCAGCGAGACTGAGCGTTTGACTGGACTCTCTGAGCTGTGGGAGACACGATTTGATGATACTTCTATTCCGGAGGAGA TGCGAGATAAGATGCGTACAGCTGTGGGCCAGGCCAGATTGTTGATGAAAGAGCGCTTTGGCCAGTTCAGTGGACTAGTGGATGACTGCGACTTGGGCCGTGGAGAGAAGATAACAACCTGTACTGACTTACAGGGCTTCTGGGACATGGTGTACTTTCAG gtgGAAGACGTTAACAAAAAATTTAATGCCTTGAAAGAGGCAGAAGCAAGGGAGTGGAAAGAGGAAGTCAAGCCTGTTGCCAGAAAAAGAGTGGCCAAA AAGCCTCCTGTTGTAGGAGGAGGGAAGGCTGGAACAGGTGCCAGTGCTGCAGCTAAGAGTCGGCTGGCTGCTGTAAAGGCTGCCATGAGAGCCAAGCAGGCTGAACAGAAAGCCACTGAGACTTCAGACAACATCCAGGATGACTTGAGTTCTGTCCCTGCAGCACCTGCAGCAGCACCTGCCACTACACTGCCTACACAGACCGTGGTGTTTAATGGAGGCTTCTTCCAGGTGGAAAGTCCAGTCAAGCCATCAG GTGCTGTTAGAAGATCTTGTCGAACCAGTGCAGTTTCTTCACCCTGTGTTTCCAAGTTCAGCACTCCAGTCAGACAGTGCCGATCTACTGCAGTTTCTCACAACTCCCCTCTACCTTGCGTGTCTGCCACACCTCCTCGAAACCATCAACCTGATGTATTGCCTGTTTCCACTCCTCTACGTTCTGCAGATCCCTTGCCACAGACACCCAGAGCTCCTCAGATCAATCCTGACCACAGCCAAACCACACACGTTTCGCCAGACACAGAGTCCTGCTCCAACAACCAGTTAAATTTTGATTTAAGCTCCACCTGTACCCAACACACCCAACCAGATATCAGCAATGGACCAGAGACCAGTCCAGTAGCCAAATCACATGACTCATCCAGCCAATCTGAGCTCCCTGTTGATTCTTCAGAACCTCAGCATGAGGAACGCATTCCAGAGTCTATGCTCAGTCCTTCTTCCCAAGAGGAGCCACAGGAGAACATCTCTTGTGACGTCTCTGAAGAGAGCTTGCAGGTCCACCCTGAAGCAGATGTTGGTCCAGATACTCTATCCCAGGGCTCATCTCACACCTCTTCAGAACCAGTGGAAGCAGAACCAGTCTGTGCACCTGCTTCCCCTACCCTGATGCCCTCCACACCAACCGAAGATCTTTCTACAGCTCTCTGTAATGAGGTCATCGTTACAGCCTTTAATGG GTCTCCAACCAGTACAGATGTTGAAATGACTGGAATTCAAGATGCTGAG ggcaCTACTGATTTGGACTTCGAGCGTTACCTGCAGCCAACAGTGAGATGCAGCATGTCTCCTGTACAGAGTCCTGCAGCAGAGAGGTTCTCTCTTGGTACGGTGGATGCTGAGATGGAGAGTCCCGTGACTCAGGCAGAGGAGCGCCCGGTTGATGTCTTGGCAACACCTACAG ATGTCGGACAATCTGTTGCTGTTCACACCAGAACGGAAGGAGAGAGTGAGACAGTCAGTGTGTGA
- the pms2 gene encoding mismatch repair endonuclease PMS2, protein MSDSSTGSAGAIKAIDKQSVHQICSGQVVLSLATAVKELVENSIDAGATNVDVKLKDSGTELVEVSDNGKGVEEQNFEGLTLKHHTSKLRDFSDLIHVETFGFRGEALSSLCALSDLTVVTCHESAQIGARLLYDHDGRLTQRVPHPRQHGTTVTLQKLFSTLPVRHKEFQRNIKKEYSKMIFVLQSYCIISTGVRITCTNQMGQGKRSTVLCTSGSNSMRDNIGAVFGPKQLQSLIPFQQISPNESIKEDYGLSGVDVPKDFFIIDGFVSQADHGVGRSATDRQFFFINKRPCDPVKVSKLVNEVYHMYNRHQYPFVALNITVASDCVDVNVTPDKRQILLQEEKLLLATLKSSLIVMFETGVNKISLNHITPAITKLCRPIETSAGSEDREIGSVSEALPDDGPPKTSVNLAGLKAAFSNHQVPEIGSKQSSHKTACAGPSQKMFSFVSCSKKITDVMRPPSKSNPSFAAVSSIKKSTACLAKYKSTFDSDAEDSGAANQNSAEDDPEILHTNDSESVLHPSICETDVKAETIDESVDEKFWSCKPLVPETKSEQHHDRISSPEAKRARHEAEPLKQRCLVDSKNKNASLQLDSPVSMQKKTVLLQFSLQELSKRIQRLQTQKTENNDQELKYRRFRAKINPGENQSAEDELKKEISKDMFKHMEIIGQFNLGFIITKLKSDLFIIDQHATDEKYNFEMLQQNTVLKGQRLIVPQSLHLPAISETVLMENLEIFRKNGFDFLIDEDAQVMQRVKLVSLPTSKNWTFGPSDIEELIFMLSDSPGIMCRPSRVRQMFASRACRKSVMVGTALNTSEMKKLVIHMGEIEQPWNCPHGRPTMRHLANLDMISHD, encoded by the exons atgtcagactCAAG CACAGGTTCTGCTGGAGCCATAAAGGCAATAGACAAGCAGTCTGTGCATCAGATCTGCTCTGGACAGGTGGTGCTGAGTCTGGCCACAGCTGTGAAAGAGCTGGTGGAGAACAGTATTGATGCTGGTGCCACTAATGTTG atGTCAAGCTAAAAGACAGTGGAACAGAGCTGGTGGAAGTTTCTGATAATGGAAAAGGTGTTGAAGAGCAAAACTTTGAAGGACTGA CTTTAAAACATCACACTTCTAAACTAAGAGATTTTTCCGACCTGATACATGTGGAGACGTTTGGCTTCCGTGGTGAAGCCCTGAGCTCACTTTGTGCtcttag TGATCTTACTGTTGTGACCTGCCATGAGAGTGCTCAGATTGGAGCTCGGCTGTTGTATGATCATGATGGTCGTCTCACTCAGCGTGTGCCGCATCCCCGCCAGCATGGCACTACCGTCACTCTGCAAAAGCTCTTCTCCACATTACCTGTTCGACACAAGGAGTTCCAGCGCAACATCAAAAAG GAATATTCCAAGATGATTTTCGTCTTGCAGTCCTACTGCATCATTTCCACTGGTGTGCGTATTACATGCACCAACCAGATGGGACAAGGCAAGCGCTCCACAGTATTGTGCACCAGTGGCAGTAACAGCATGAGAGACAACATTGGAGCTGTGTTTGGACCTAAACAG CTACAAAGCTTGATTCCATTCCAACAAATATCTCCCAATGAATCAATTAAGGAAGACTATGGTCTCAGTGGGGTAGATGTTCCGAAAGACTTTTTCAT CATTGATGGGTTTGTGTCACAAGCGGATCATGGTGTTGGTCGAAGTGCTACTGACAGACAGTTCTTCTTTATCAATAAAAGACCCTGTGATCCAGTAAAG GTCTCCAAGCTTGTGAATGAGGTGTATCACATGTACAATCGGCATCAATACCCTTTTGTCGCTCTAAACATCACTGTTGCTTCAG ACTGTGTCGACGTGAATGTGACTCCAGACAAACGTCAGATCCTGCTACAAGAGGAGAAACTCTTGCTGGCAACTCTGAAAAGCTCACTCATTGTTATGTTTGAGACTGGTGTCAATAAAATCAGTCTTAATCACATTACGCCAGCAATTACCA AGCTGTGTAGACCAATCGAGACAAGTGCTGGTTCAGAAGATCGGGAAATAGGTTCTGTCTCTGAAGCACTTCCAGATGATGGACCCCCAAAGACTTCAGTCAATCTAGCCGGACTTAAAGCAGCATTTTCAAACCATCAGGTTCCTGAAATTGGGTCTAAGCAGTCTAGCCATAAAACTGCTTGTGCTGGTCCTTCTCAGAAGATGTTTTCCTTTGTGAGCTGCTCTAAAAAAATAACGGACGTTATGAGGCCACCTTCAAAGTCCAATCCAAGTTTCGCTGCTGTTTCTTccataaaaaaatcaacagcTTGTCTAGCTAAATATAAAAGCACCTTTGATAGTGATGCTGAAGATTCTGGAGCTGCAAACCAAAATTCAGCTGAAGATGATCCAGAGATTCTACATACAAATGATTCAGAGTCAGTTTTACACCCTAGTATATGTGAAACTGATGTTAAAGCTGAGACTATTGATGAATCTGTAGATGAGAAGTTCTGGAGTTGTAAACCTTTGGTGCCGGAGACAAAGTCAGAACAACACCATGACAGAATTTCCAGTCCTGAAGCTAAAAGAGCTCGACATGAAGCTGAACCTCTAAAACAACGCTGTTTGGTAGACTCTAAAAACAAGAATGCTTCTCTGCAGTTGGATTCACCTGTCAGCATGCAGAAGAAAACGGTGCTTTTGCAGTTTTCTCTGCAGGAACTTTCTAAAAGGATACAGAGGTTACAAACTCAGAAGACAGAGAACAATGATCAAGAGCTAAAATATAGACGGTTCAGGGCGAAGATTAACCCTGGTGAAAACCAGAGTGCCGAGGACGAGCTTAAGAAAGAAATAAG CAAAGATATGTTCAAGCATATGGAAATCATTGGTCAGTTCAACCTGGGCTTTATCATCACCAAGCTGAAATCTGACCTTTTCATAATTGACCAGCATGCTACAGACGAAAAGTACAATTTTGAGATGCTACAACAGAATACGGTCTTAAAGGGTCAGCGACTCATAGT TCCACAAAGTCTCCACCTCCCGGCTATCAGTGAAACTGTGCTCATGGAAAACCTTGAGATCTTCAGAAAGAATGGTTTTGACTTCCTCATTGATGAGGATG CTCAGGTTATGCAGAGGGTGAAGCTGGTGTCATTACCTACAAGCAAGAATTGGACCTTTGGCCCAAGTGACATTGAAGAACTCATCTTCATGCTTAGCGACAGTCCTGGAATCATGTGTCGACCTTCTCGTGTAAGGCAGATGTTTGCATCCAGGGCATGTCGCAAATCG GTGATGGTTGGCACTGCCCTGAACACCAGTGAAATGAAGAAACTTGTGATTCACATGGGGGAAATTGAACAGCCCTGGAATTGTCCACATGGTAGACCCACCATGAGACACCTCGCTAATCTAGATATGATTTCTCACGACTGA
- the dlgap5 gene encoding disks large-associated protein 5 isoform X1 — MDSRFAHLYKRDSSVSMIRLKMSRRRSQSQKENREKIQNLRRHLDQLPEMELSMDASSIMATQDKAPKTNPANDVNAAAEERKKMLARYKENKMLQKEKEKREKEKKGVFKVSLYKPQPLGYLPSNTAPQSRGKITEANQSTRVTRSMMQNQKPAVDRHAAPKKVENVLTTRAPAKTTSKAVTTTKTRTATVDPPVRAPTTRSAAKTPAAVVKPVTDSRTAKTRSTVKCPVAPPSGRGKAVQGNTKPVIENKPAEKKDTAVDSQRPEKEEPKAAAAPSFAPQGFVFQPPVGLSSFEPAPLSPRSASAFLSPSFLSDASVEPTFPSPPKPVLPAPSLSSPPPSMSTPPPDHPAKPPSVCSPPPAESSPQPSISTASSPPMEPQHDVAYFRAVMASETERLTGLSELWETRFDDTSIPEEMRDKMRTAVGQARLLMKERFGQFSGLVDDCDLGRGEKITTCTDLQGFWDMVYFQVEDVNKKFNALKEAEAREWKEEVKPVARKRVAKKPPVVGGGKAGTGASAAAKSRLAAVKAAMRAKQAEQKATETSDNIQDDLSSVPAAPAAAPATTLPTQTVVFNGGFFQVESPVKPSGAVRRSCRTSAVSSPCVSKFSTPVRQCRSTAVSHNSPLPCVSATPPRNHQPDVLPVSTPLRSADPLPQTPRAPQINPDHSQTTHVSPDTESCSNNQLNFDLSSTCTQHTQPDISNGPETSPVAKSHDSSSQSELPVDSSEPQHEERIPESMLSPSSQEEPQENISCDVSEESLQVHPEADVGPDTLSQGSSHTSSEPVEAEPVCAPASPTLMPSTPTEDLSTALCNEVIVTAFNGSPTSTDVEMTGIQDAEGTTDLDFERYLQPTVRCSMSPVQSPAAERFSLGTVDAEMESPVTQAEERPVDVLATPTALPRMVFSPQASQMSDNLLLFTPERKERVRQSVCERDLITFTPPMYK; from the exons ATGGATTCTCGCTTCGCTCACCTGTACAAGCGGGACAGCAGTGTGTCTATGATCCGGCTGAAGATGTCCAGACGCCGGTCTCAATCTCAGAAAGAGAACCGAGAGAAGATCCAGAACCTGCGCAGACACCTGGACCAGCTGCCGGAGATGGAACTCTCAATGGATGCATCCAGTATCATGGCCACCCAAGACAAAGCACCAAAAACAAATCCAGCTAACG ATGTAAATGCTGCGGCTGAGGAGAGAAAGAAGATGCTCGCTCGttacaaagaaaacaagatgttgcagaaggaaaaggaaaagcgggagaaagagaagaaaggTGTGTTTAAGGTCAGCCTGTATAAGCCACAGCCGCTCGGGTATCTGCCTTCAAACACTGCTCCACAAAGCAGAGGCAAG ATCACAGAAGCTAACCAGTCCACACGAGTGACCCGCTCAATGATGCAGAATCAAAAG CCAGCAGTAGACAGACATGCTGCTCCAAAAAAAG TTGAAAATGTATTGACCACCAGAGCTCCAGCCAAGACTACTTCAAAAGCTGTGACTACCACCAAAACCAGAACAGCTACAG TCGATCCACCTGTAAGAGCTCCAACCACACGATCAGCTGCTAAAACACCAGCAGCTGTGGTTAAACCGGTTACCG ACTCAAGGACTGCAAAAACAAGATCAACTGTTAAATGTCCTGTAGCACCCCCTTCAGGCAGAGGAAAAGCTGTACAAG GCAACACAAAGCCAGTTATTGAAAATAAG CCTGCTGAGAAAAAGGACACTGCAGTTGATTCTCAGAGACCTGAGAAAGAGGAACCCAAAGCTGCTGCTGCCCCCTCATTTGCCCCTCAGGGATTCGTGTTCCAGCCTCCTGTTGGTCTAAGCTCCTTTGAGCCTGCACCCCTCTCTCCACGTTCAGCCAGTGCCTTCCTCTCACCGAG CTTTCTTTCTGATGCCAGTGTGGAGCCCACCTTCCCCTCTCCCCCGAAACCTGTTCTCCCTGCTCCTTCCCTCTCCTCCCCTCCACCATCTATGTCAACCCCTCCACCAGATCATCCAGCCAAGCCTCCGTCAGTGTGCTCTCCCCCTCCTGCTGAATCCTCCCCTCAGCCATCCATCTCTACAGCATCATCACCTCCAATGGAGCCTCAGCATGATGTTGCCTATTTCAG GGCAGTGATGGCCAGCGAGACTGAGCGTTTGACTGGACTCTCTGAGCTGTGGGAGACACGATTTGATGATACTTCTATTCCGGAGGAGA TGCGAGATAAGATGCGTACAGCTGTGGGCCAGGCCAGATTGTTGATGAAAGAGCGCTTTGGCCAGTTCAGTGGACTAGTGGATGACTGCGACTTGGGCCGTGGAGAGAAGATAACAACCTGTACTGACTTACAGGGCTTCTGGGACATGGTGTACTTTCAG gtgGAAGACGTTAACAAAAAATTTAATGCCTTGAAAGAGGCAGAAGCAAGGGAGTGGAAAGAGGAAGTCAAGCCTGTTGCCAGAAAAAGAGTGGCCAAA AAGCCTCCTGTTGTAGGAGGAGGGAAGGCTGGAACAGGTGCCAGTGCTGCAGCTAAGAGTCGGCTGGCTGCTGTAAAGGCTGCCATGAGAGCCAAGCAGGCTGAACAGAAAGCCACTGAGACTTCAGACAACATCCAGGATGACTTGAGTTCTGTCCCTGCAGCACCTGCAGCAGCACCTGCCACTACACTGCCTACACAGACCGTGGTGTTTAATGGAGGCTTCTTCCAGGTGGAAAGTCCAGTCAAGCCATCAG GTGCTGTTAGAAGATCTTGTCGAACCAGTGCAGTTTCTTCACCCTGTGTTTCCAAGTTCAGCACTCCAGTCAGACAGTGCCGATCTACTGCAGTTTCTCACAACTCCCCTCTACCTTGCGTGTCTGCCACACCTCCTCGAAACCATCAACCTGATGTATTGCCTGTTTCCACTCCTCTACGTTCTGCAGATCCCTTGCCACAGACACCCAGAGCTCCTCAGATCAATCCTGACCACAGCCAAACCACACACGTTTCGCCAGACACAGAGTCCTGCTCCAACAACCAGTTAAATTTTGATTTAAGCTCCACCTGTACCCAACACACCCAACCAGATATCAGCAATGGACCAGAGACCAGTCCAGTAGCCAAATCACATGACTCATCCAGCCAATCTGAGCTCCCTGTTGATTCTTCAGAACCTCAGCATGAGGAACGCATTCCAGAGTCTATGCTCAGTCCTTCTTCCCAAGAGGAGCCACAGGAGAACATCTCTTGTGACGTCTCTGAAGAGAGCTTGCAGGTCCACCCTGAAGCAGATGTTGGTCCAGATACTCTATCCCAGGGCTCATCTCACACCTCTTCAGAACCAGTGGAAGCAGAACCAGTCTGTGCACCTGCTTCCCCTACCCTGATGCCCTCCACACCAACCGAAGATCTTTCTACAGCTCTCTGTAATGAGGTCATCGTTACAGCCTTTAATGG GTCTCCAACCAGTACAGATGTTGAAATGACTGGAATTCAAGATGCTGAG ggcaCTACTGATTTGGACTTCGAGCGTTACCTGCAGCCAACAGTGAGATGCAGCATGTCTCCTGTACAGAGTCCTGCAGCAGAGAGGTTCTCTCTTGGTACGGTGGATGCTGAGATGGAGAGTCCCGTGACTCAGGCAGAGGAGCGCCCGGTTGATGTCTTGGCAACACCTACAG CTCTTCCCAGGATGGTGTTCTCACCCCAGGCCAGTCAG ATGTCGGACAATCTGTTGCTGTTCACACCAGAACGGAAGGAGAGAGTGAGACAGTCAGTGTGTGAACGTGACCTGATCACATTCACACCTCCCATGTACAAATGA